The following are encoded in a window of Thermodesulfobacterium geofontis OPF15 genomic DNA:
- the fliS gene encoding flagellar export chaperone FliS, producing MYLQSYLENQVKNAHPLDHVIMLYNKAISCLKIAKKAIEEGLKNPENVKKKAENLGKATEIIAYLQGSLNIEKGGEIAKNLNLIYDILISELVKANLEDNIEIITKSIETLETLKKAWEDIKTNLNAKI from the coding sequence ATGTATCTTCAAAGCTATCTTGAAAATCAGGTTAAAAATGCCCATCCTCTTGATCACGTAATTATGCTTTATAATAAGGCTATATCTTGTTTAAAAATAGCTAAAAAAGCCATAGAAGAAGGGCTTAAAAATCCTGAAAATGTAAAGAAAAAAGCAGAAAACCTTGGAAAAGCAACAGAAATAATTGCCTATTTACAAGGCTCCCTAAATATAGAAAAAGGAGGAGAGATTGCTAAAAACTTAAATCTAATTTATGATATACTTATAAGTGAGCTTGTTAAAGCAAATCTTGAAGATAATATTGAGATTATAACCAAAAGTATAGAAACCCTTGAAACCCTAAAAAAAGCCTGGGAAGATATAAAAACTAATTTAAATGCAAAAATATAA